ACTCACTCACTCAGCTACCCTTCTACCCTCCTGCCTATCCACTCATCTATTCATTCAACCATAATCTTACCCACTTCTCCCCATTCCTCCATCCCACCTATCCGGTCATTAATCCATCTGCCTACTTAGCCACTTGACCCACACTTAATCTTCCATGTATCCAGTGATTTTCTAATCTACCCATCTTCCCTATCCACCCACCATCCATGTGCTAAaatatccatctatccatccatcagttcatccattcattcttcaaaattgtAGCGGTGCTGTAGTGGGCATTAATGATACTAATGAAGTGAACCAGACACCTCCGTGCCTCAAGGCACTCCTGGTGGTACAGAAGAGTCGGATGCCCCACAGCCTCCCCGGtgtctccagccacactggcccactTTCAGTTCCCTGTGTATGTCTTGCCCTCTTGTCTCCCTGCCTTTGCCCCTGATCTTCCCATTACCTGAAATGCCCTTGTCCTCTGGTTAACTTCTACCCATCCTTCCACACTCAGGTCAAGAGATACCTCCTTGAGGAAGCTTGCCTCAACATGCTGCATGCACTGAGTCAGATGCCTCCTGGAGTTTTTCTTACCACCCTGCGCTCATCCACATTGTTCCAAATATCCAGTGAGTTGTAACCACCTAATCCTCCCAAGCCCTGCCAACTAGACACTAGAGCCTAGAGCAAGGACCGTATCTCTACCCATTGACTCAGCAAATTCCAGTGACTTGGAATTACTGGATATCTAAGATGTGTGGAGCACTGTGCTAGGCCCTGGTGATAAGAAGGCACATAGACATGTCCTTACTCTCACGGAGCTGACATTTAGTGGAAAAGAGTGGACAAAATTCAAGTAGGTAGATAAGATATTTCAGGTAAGTAAGATGTGCtgcaaaaatagataaagcaaGGTAAAAGGATGGAGATTATAAGGAGAGGGAAGCTCCCTTCACTAGAGGTCACGGAAGCCCCCTGTGGAGGCAGTGATATCTGAGCAGCGCCCTTAATGAAGTGGGGTGTGAGATATGAGAAGATCTGGAGAAAGAGAACTCCAGGCAGAGGAAGCAAAAATGGGGTGTGTGAACAACAGAGCAAACCAGGACGGCTGGAACACACTGAGCCTGGCAGAGTAGGAGAGATGCGGATGGAGAGGGAATGGGGGCAGGATCATGTGAGCCATCTTAGGCCAGGTAAAagagtttagattttattctcAGGGTGATGGGAAGCCACTGGAGGGTGGATAAGTTGAGCTGACTAGCATGATCTGATTTCAGTTTCCAGTGTGTGGCAGACAGACTCCAGGGGGAAAGGGTGGCAGCAGGGAGCCCCGTGTGGAGTATTGCTATAACCCAGGTGAGAGAATTAATTGAATGAGGGTTGCAATCAAGACTTAGGCCACCGCATCCGAAAGCTATGTGTGAGTTAGAGAAAAGCACCTGAGGCTCACAGTTTAGTAAGTACAGCATGGCCAAGACTTGAGCATCTCCTGAGCTCTTGGATGTGCATCTTTGTGTAGTGCACAACATGCCTGCCCAACCATGGTGGCCCAAGGGGGACAGATTATTAGGACTGAGTTGGGTAAGGGCATGAATGGGTGGCATTAGGGATGCCATCTCTTCTTTCCCTCAATTTCTGGCTTGTTACAGGACCAAGATAGTTGACAATCCTCGGATTTATCTCTGAGGTCTGACCCAGAAGTCCAGACTCTGTTCAtaggctcattcattcattcactcattcattccatATGTCTACAGCACTTAAATATGTGCCAGTGTATTTACCTGCCACTGCCTGCACCCCTGGCATTGGGCCACTGACCCTGCTTGGGCACAGCCCTTTGGGGGCCAGGGCCCAGGACAGGAGGAGAATTGCATTGAAGACCAATAGCAGCCAGCCTCCGAGAAGCATCACGGCTGAGACCTGCCAGAGAGAAATAAGAGGAAGGGTTTTGGCTGGGACCAGtggatgctgctgctgcttcttaaaTGACCAGCATCTGAGTCCTCACAATGTCCCCATGAGGTCTATTCTATTATTATAACCATTTTACATATAAACAGAAGTCCATGAAATTGTCATCATTTGCCTAAGGACACACAGCAAGTTAAATGGTAGAGCCAGAATTAAGATCCAGACTGATTGGCTACCACACTATAACTTTAGTAAGTACCTGCTACATGTCAGGATCACCAGGAAAGGCACCTGGTGGGTGTTGTTACACCACCTTTGCAATGATCAGTTTTGAAGGCTATACATTCTTCCTTAGAGGTACCAAACTAGGAGTCCTTACCCATTTTCCCCATTGTTGCTCTTGGTAACATGCATCACAACAGGGACTTAGCTTTCATTTCTAAACCTAACAGTGCTTAGAGCGGTGGCGAGGTAGGTGTGCACAGGTTGTACACTGCACAACTCTAGGAGATACCTTTGGGGTTATCATAGATTTGCATACTGATTATAGCTATTTCCCAGCAGATGACAGTATAGTGTCCTGAAGAAGGGGTGCTATTTCCTATGCACAGAGGTGCTGTATGGGCAGGTGACTGCCTTGGGAATGCAGGTGGAGCCCAGAACTTGGCATTTTTGCAAAGATCTACAGGTGTTTCTTAAAGGCTGTCAGGTTTGAGAACCTGTCTCAGTTCAAAGGAGAGACTAAGGGTGAGTTCACAGATACTGGGACACCCAGGTAGCAAGGAAAGGCCCTTCACATCCCATTCACTGAGCTTCCCTCCCATGATGCGTTGGACTGTGCCCCCAGAGGACTCAGGAATCAGTGAATCCAGGTCTCACCTTCCAAGCAAAGTCAGGAATATCCTTGAGGGAcctgaaggtcacacagctctgGTTCCAGCTGTCACCTTGAGGCGAAGAGCAGTAGGTGAGGACACCAAAGGAGAAGGTGTGTGTCTGGAACCACGCAGGGGAGATGAGGCTGAGGGCTGAGATGCAGGTAAGGGACAGCCCCAGAGCTGCCCACACGCTGCTCACCATTAGGGAGTATTGTTGACCTAGGTTTCAACCAGCAAGATTAGTAATAGAGACCGCCAGGGCAAGAGGTGAAACAGGGACTGGCAGATCCCCCTGACCCCAGCCAGGAATCTGCTGCTAGGGACAGACCCTAGGACATTAGCCCCCCCTTGAGCCTGTAGTTGGGTGGGGGAGACACTTTGCCCTAACAATTTCTGGAAGTAGAATAGAATAAATGTTAGCACTTACAGACCTTTGAACAGATCTCCACCTTCTGCATGGTAAATCATCATCACTGGTCCAACAAGGCACCTCtcatgtttcattcattcattcattcattctttctgccCATCAAGCCTTCTCTACCCAAAAGGGCTGCTTCTACTGGGGTTGGGGGGAGcatgcctttttaaaattcacacaTAATGTTGTTTCTAGCAGCCACCCTGTCCAACAGCTAATGCCTCTTAAtcaataagacttttttttatttttgagatggagtctaactctgttgtcctgggtagagtgctgtggcatcacagctcacagcaacctgaaactcttgggcttgaccaatcctcttgcctcagcctccctaggacctgggaccacaggcatgtgccactacacctagctagttttgtttttttttcctatttttagtagagatgaggttttgatcttactcaggttggtctccaactcctaaactcaagccatccatctgctttggcctcccagagtgctaggattacaggtgtgagctaccacacacGGCCCAGTACCACTGTTAATTCTTTTATGTGCGTTTGGGGGTATTTTTGCAAAATTGGTGTTATATAATACATGTGCACTTCTCACGTATGTAAATGGTATGACTTCAGGTTTTACCTTTGGTTTCTACTTCTGGCATTAAGCATAATGTTTTTAGGGTTTGTGTTGTCATGAGTATACCTATTCCACCCGTCCTGGTCCGGGTTCCTACAGGCAGAGCCCAAGGACAACcttaggggttaggatttcatCACATAAATTTTGGGGAGGAGATAGGATTTCATCACATAAATTTTGGGGAGGATATAAATATTCAGTCCACCAATGACATGTCTGAGCTTAGAAGGCAGTTTGATAACAGCAAGCCTGTCATTGATGGCTGGAAGGGAGGCCTGGAGGGGTAAGCCTGCCCAAAGACTCCCGGGGTCAAAAGCAGCTACCTGCCAACTATGCCAAGAGCATCTACTCAGACTTCCCAGACCACTGGGTTATATACCTTGGGTTTCACTTTATCAATCTAAGCCTGGCAGCACTTTAAATGTGGCAAGAATTCTTGGTTTGGAGGCCAACCAGCCCTTTACTATTTATTTACCAGCTGTGGGACCTGGTACAAGTTCCCCAttgccctgggcctcagtttctccatatgtACAAGAAGATTATAAATCTCTGGGGGCAGAGAGTATTGGGTTGAATCACCAAGCAGAGAGATGTGGTGGAAAGAGGCAGAGAGGCCCAAATAGTccccttcccagctgtgtgaaCTAAGAAAATGGGAATACTCACCATTTACCACGCTCTGGAAAATGGGAGTGGGAGTTGTTGTGAAAGTTCTGGGGAATAAAATGCAAGTGTGTTgcagggagaggggcagagatAAGCCTGAGAAGGTAGGTCAGGGTCAAGTTGCATGGGCTTTTTACTCCGGGATTAGAAAAACATCCTGGCTGCTTGCCACCAAGTGAGATGTGCTCCCTTGAGTGAGAGAGGATGGTTTTcgttgttttttccccttctatactcaaatcagcctctcctttGGGCTGGTAGCATCCCGAGGGGTGTAATTCCAGCCAGGATGCTGGGGATAGCTgaatacacctaggctggtggttTTGCCTCTCTCAGGCTACACCAGTGGCCCTCTAGGTTTTTCTGACCTTGAAAGGAGTTTTGTTCTTTAGATAATGCTCAATGTCACCTGGGAAAATCATGCCAACAGTCCAGGTGCCCAGAAACCTAAATGAGGCATAATAACCTGAAACCACATCCGGCCAAGCTCCAATTAGCTGGAATCCACCTAAGGGAAGCTTGAAAGGAACTGAATCTTTTCTCCTCCTGCTCAGTACTTAACTTTTAGTAGCAGTCAGCAATTCCTGAGCATTCACAGGCCCCATTCTAAGCACTTTCAGTGCCTCTTGCATGTAATCCTCATGGCCACCTGATGAGTGCAGATTCTGTTattctcattcccattttacagatgataaaactgaggctcaggaagtaAGTGGTGGAGCTGGCACTCAGGGAATCAGGCTCCAACTCTGGGCCCTAAGCCCAAAGTGGtattaaagtttaatttaaaagccaaataccaataaaaaaataataaaataaaagccaaatacCCCAGTGGGTTCCCAGGGCTTTCCAAGGTTACGACATGGTCAGCTCTCCCACCCGCTGTGTCCAGGGGGCCTGGATGATTCCAGAAGAGTCATATTCAGCTACAGGCAGAATCTTAGGAGGAGAACTGTGACTCAGTTTAGAAGTGGCTGCTATAGGGACTTGGGCTTCCATgttctcagtttttaaaagaccAGATTGatcattcatttcttctactTTGACGTGCCCAGCCCGGTGTGACTCCTTAACCCTTCACCCCTGGGAATACAGTGATGACCAGAACGTAGTCCCTGACTTCAAGGAGTTTAGAGTTTTGTGGGCAAGACGGACAAACAGGATATAACAAtatgtccatccatccatctatccaacAAATGCTTACTGAGTATctactgtgttccaggcactggTTTAGGTGCTAGGGATTTGGCAGTGAGGAAAACAGACAAAGTCCCTCCTCCTGGAACTTCCCTTCTAGCAAAGGACAGAGTCGGCAAGGAGATAAACAAGTCAGAATATTATATGCTGGATGTTAATGGTGCtctagagaaaaatgaagcaCGGAGGCAGAGAGTGAGTGATTGGGAAGTGGTCATGGAAAACCACAGAAAAGGTGAACTTTGAGCAGGGACCTGAGGGCGGGGTGTCAGGGAGGGAGGAATATTTCAGGCCGAAGATGGAGCAGGTACAAAGGCCCTGGTGCTTGGCATGGCAGAGGCTGGAAAAGATGAGGCCTGAGAGAGCGGGGGGCCTTGCAGGCTTTGgcttttcatttctgagtgagATGGAGAGTCTGTAGACAGTCTTGGGCAGTCTTGAGACCTGTCCTAAGTTTTAGAGAGAGCACTCTGcgtcaagcacagtggctcatgcctacaactCCAGCACTTTGAGACGCCatggtgagaggatcacttgagaccaggagttgagagAGCCTGGACagcatacacaaaataaaatcccCCATCGCTAcacaaaataccattttaaaagttagccaggcatggtggtgcacacctgtagtcccacctactcaggagactagaggatcgcttgagcccaggagtttgaggctgcagtgagctatgataacaccactccagcctgggcgacagaacAAGACGGGCTCCTGGGTGGGGAACAGGTAGAAGGGAAGGCTGGAGAGAAGCATTCAGAAAGCTCCTTGTCAAGTCAGGTGAGCCACAAGGGTGGATCAGACTAGGGTGCAGGAAAGGCAGGCAAGGGAAAGGGGGTCAGATTCTGAATCTATTGTGAAGGACAAAGGTCAAGTTGACCAGACGTACTGACGGGGTGGCTCCGGGcaggagggaaagcagggaggcaACGCGCCTCTAGGGCTCTGGACCTGGGCACAGGGGACCGTGGAGCCACCATTATGCCAGCTGGGGAACCTGCAGGAGGAATGGGTTCACCAGGGGAGGGGGAGACTCTGAGTGTGACATGGTATGAGTCTAGCTTGAGTTGTGTGCTTTTGCTGCCTTTTGATCAGCAGGTACATCCAGGTATATGCCTGTCGTATGCAGGTATGTGCGTGTCTGGATGTATGGACAGATGTATACAGGCACAGCTCCAGACCACAGGAAAGCCCGGGTGATGCTGGGGGCAGGCGTGGAGAAAGGGCACTTGATCCAATCTGGGTCCAGGTGTTGTCCAGGCTGAGACCCACAGACGGCCAAGCTGGGCCTGGGGAGGACATTGACTTGCACCTCTCGTGTAAGCCTCCCTTACACAGCCAGTCCAATTCTGGTTCTCTTCCAGCCTTTGTCACAAGTTGGCTGTGTCTCCTTGGAACAAATTCTATGATggctccgagcctcagtttccccatgtacAAAACTAAATCTATGTCCTAGACCCGTGGGACTTAACCTTTTGGAGGTGGTGCTTTCCTTTGAAAATACGATTTAAAACTATGTTTGCTTTCCCTATGCAGATTAGAACGCAcagtgcacacatacacacacactattgTAATTTCAGAGCTCATGGACCGCCCCCCCCCCAGCCCATTATGGACCTTGAACTATCCCCTGGAGCTGTTccagtttcctctcctcccccatcctGAGCGCAGATCACTCTCCCCTCCAGACTCCCCGCACTTCAGGTCAGGACCCTCCAATGTggacactcctgctcaggctccgGCGTTAGACCCAAGTCTGTGACCTCATAAAAGGTTATTTTCCCTTTGGAGGAAACATTCAGGTTGCGGAACAAAGCCGGGCGTGTGTGATAAGCTGTTCTGAGGGTGTGTGCCTGTCCTTTCCAGTTCCTTAAATCCAGCCTTTCACTCTGGGTGGGCAAAGAAGGAAAAGCCAGCCCCAAATGGGGACGGGGTGAGGAGACTGTGTTTTCCGGGCAGGAGAAGTCACACAAAGGGATTAACTGAGCTACAATTAAGCACCAGCCGGAGAAAACTTTGCCACTCTCTCCGCTACCTTTCGCCCTGGTAATTCTAGTCCAGGGAACTGCGTGCACGTATCTTTgcatttcatttgtttgtttcttttttttagacagagtctcactatgttgccctaggtagagtgctgtagcgtcacagctcacagcaacctccaagtcttgggcttaagcgactctcccaagtagctgggatataggcgcccagcacaacacccggctattttttggttgtagttgtcattgttgtttggcaggcccaggctgggttcgaacccgccagctctggtgtatgtggctggcgccctagccactgagcctcaggtgctgagtctaccttttcatttctttctttttttttttttaatttatttatttttattgttaaatcatagctgtgtacatcagtacaatcaaggggtacaatgtgatggtttcatatacaatctgaaaaattctcatcaaactgttcaacgtagccttcatggcatttttttagttactataagtaggcatttgtattctgcatttagtaagtttcacctatacccagtTTCTTGAAGCTTCTCCTGCTATGGAACTCCCAGAGTCAGACACTGTATCTTAAACGTCTTTATTCCCAGCATCCATCCACATAATACTTGGCACAGACCAGGTGCTTGTCTTGTCTTTTACTGCAAGAGATGAAGTGCAGCTCAAACTGGCTcaaggagaaatgaaaaattattggCTCACATAACTGAACATTCTCTGATATGACTGGATTCAGGCACAGCAGGATCCAGGTAAATAAGCAATATCTTCaggatctctctctctgctctgtgtTTTGCTTGGTTGGCTTTATTCTTAGGCAGATCCTTTCTAACTGTGTTGGCCATCAGTGGCTCCAGGCTGACATTCCTAGACTCAGCAACCCTAGAGAAAAGAAAGGGTTGCTCTTCTTTGCAGTTACAGCAAGTGCTGTGATTAACTCTGTCAGATGTGGATCACATGCTCAGCCATGGACCAATCATGCGTCCAAGAAAATGGGATGTTCTGATTGGCCTGACCTAGGTCCTGGGGCATAGCATTGGGGCTTGAGGTTTGGGAATTCTGGTAGCATAGGAATGCCATGAGGCTCACCTCCCTAAACCACATGGACTGAGTGTGGGGAATGGGGTCATTCCCAGGAAGAAAACTGAGGTGCTGTTAGCAGAGGAGGGGGAATGGATGCGGGGCTGGTGAGAACAATGTTCAGGAAATGGTGGTATGACTTGAGCTGGTGCTGTCAGAAGCAGGAGGCTCCAGCAAGTTACATGCAGAAAACTTGAGTGAAGCCTCAGACACAGGCTCAAGTCCCAGCTCTTCCACCTACATTCAGTGTGCCCTGGTTTGGGGCATctctgcctctctgggcctcagtttctccacctgtaaaatgagggcaTCTGGAGTGATGACTGTCACGGTTTCCTCCCACTCATTccatcattcatttattaatttttcctccCACTTATtccatcattcatttattttttctcctttcaatcGCTATTTGTTGTTGAAGGGATTTGGATTCAGCCTAAACCACATGTCAGTTTTGAGGTTTACTAGCTGTGTCAGGTTTACTGGTGCACCACTCAGCTGTGCCCAGCTGTGGCCTTCCTGGCCTCCCAGCAGCATTGGACACAAtccagcctcccctcccctcccctcccctccccttgcagGCATTCTGGATCAGTTGCTGCAGCCGCATGGCCAGCTAGGCCTGAAGTGAGGTGGCCTGCATCATGGCTCAGGCTCCCAACACCCTCAGGTGTCAACCAAGCTGACCTGCCTGGACCCTTTGAAGGAGGGAGCTTTAGAACCTCCTCTTACAGGCTCAGGTGAAGCTGTGCATGGAACTGGCTATCCCTGTGGCTTCCTGGAGGTGAAGGCAACGCAACCCAGCTGTGAGAAGCAGCTGGGCCCAACCATGACTAATGGTGAACAAGTGGTGAGAGGTATCAGCCCATGACACTTTTCATCTCTGCAATAGTCTGTTTTCCCTTCATTTCTGCAGTGGTCTGTTTCACATGGCTTATCCAGAGACACCGTGAATGGAGGAACTCCAGCAGTGTTTTGTGGAGACACTGTGGCCAGCCCACTAAGGCATGTCTtgtatttctctcctttcttttctctccctttaccCTTGCTGGGCTGGGATTACATCTCCAAGAAAGCATTAGCACATATTGCCTTAGGCTCTGTTTTCCAGGGATCAGACTGAgatactagctgtgtgaccttgagcaactttcttaacctctctgagcttctgatCCTTCATCTATAAAAGGGAGATAATAGTGCAGCATCTTTCACAGGTGTTGTGGTATTTAACAAGACAGCACAGGCTAAGTACTTTCATTAGTATCATTACTGAATCAGGCACTAGGTCCTATCATGTGAAAACACTTTTTTAACATTGATTGCCATGAATATTGTCAACTGGGTTTCGGGTACTATGCtagtctctgccctcaaggacctagaaagtgagagagaagtaATTGTGAAATTATACTCAGTATAATCAGAGTTTAATGGAGGAGGGAGTGCACAAGACTAAGAGTCTGTGACACC
The sequence above is a segment of the Nycticebus coucang isolate mNycCou1 chromosome 4, mNycCou1.pri, whole genome shotgun sequence genome. Coding sequences within it:
- the LOC128583501 gene encoding LHFPL tetraspan subfamily member 7 protein-like — its product is MKHERCLVGPVMMIYHAEGGDLFKGQQYSLMVSSVWAALGLSLTCISALSLISPAWFQTHTFSFGVLTYCSSPQGDSWNQSCVTFRSLKDIPDFAWKVSAVMLLGGWLLLVFNAILLLSWALAPKGLCPSRVSGPMPGVQAVAGKYTGTYLSAVDIWNE